One Candidatus Binatia bacterium genomic region harbors:
- a CDS encoding branched-chain amino acid ABC transporter permease — translation MTIAVLAGLAAVPFFVGTYKTMLASQMLIFAILAMSIDVLAGFAGRTTLCHGAIFGVSTYVVLYLTSIDASSPWLAAVLGILAATLVAAIFAILAIRTAGVYFLLLTLALGMIIWGICLRWTSVTGGENGIRSTIRPDWLLDSANFYYFTLAIFVVLAFAMWRFVNSPFGLSLQGIRESETRMRALGYNVSLHLFIGFTISGFFAGAAGALYAFFNGFVSPTTVALGQSVAALLMAIVGGVGTLFGGLVGSIMVTAVQDIVSVYTDRWSMLLGLMFIGAMVFAPEGILGKIRTMLASRAAQARPAGTPPNQQRR, via the coding sequence GTGACGATCGCCGTCCTCGCAGGTTTGGCGGCGGTTCCCTTCTTCGTCGGCACCTACAAAACGATGCTGGCGAGCCAGATGCTGATATTCGCCATCCTGGCCATGTCGATCGACGTGCTGGCCGGGTTCGCCGGGCGCACGACGCTGTGCCACGGCGCAATTTTCGGCGTATCGACCTACGTCGTCCTTTACCTGACATCGATCGATGCCAGCTCACCCTGGCTGGCCGCGGTGCTCGGCATCCTCGCCGCCACCCTCGTGGCGGCGATCTTCGCCATCCTGGCGATCCGCACCGCCGGAGTCTATTTCCTCCTACTGACGCTGGCGCTCGGGATGATCATCTGGGGAATCTGTCTGCGCTGGACCTCGGTCACGGGCGGGGAAAACGGTATCCGCAGCACCATCCGGCCCGACTGGCTCCTCGATTCGGCGAACTTCTACTACTTCACGCTCGCCATATTCGTGGTGCTCGCTTTTGCGATGTGGCGCTTCGTCAACTCCCCGTTCGGCCTCAGCCTGCAGGGAATTCGCGAGAGCGAGACGCGTATGCGGGCGCTCGGCTATAATGTCTCTCTGCATCTGTTCATCGGCTTCACCATCTCTGGCTTTTTCGCCGGCGCGGCCGGTGCGCTCTATGCCTTCTTCAACGGCTTCGTCAGCCCGACGACTGTCGCACTCGGTCAGTCGGTTGCGGCGCTGCTGATGGCAATCGTCGGCGGCGTCGGCACTCTGTTCGGTGGGCTCGTCGGATCCATCATGGTCACTGCCGTGCAGGACATTGTCAGCGTCTACACTGACCGCTGGTCGATGCTGCTCGGTCTCATGTTCATTGGCGCGATGGTTTTCGCCCCTGAAGGCATACTCGGTAAAATCAGGACGATGCTTGCCAGCCGGGCGGCGCAGGCGCGGCCCGCAGGAACCCCTCCAAATCAACAAAGGAGATAG
- a CDS encoding ABC transporter ATP-binding protein, whose amino-acid sequence MTDALLTLENVTVTFGALRANDKVSLAVPASQRRAIIGPNGAGKTTLFNAIAGVHPVSGGTITYDGRRITRMRVDQRARMGIARTFQITNLFGGLTVEENVQLAARGIGRRKFSLFGTCMSRDEEEATIERAIDDSGLGSKRSDPTRTLSYGEQRQLELALALVARPRLLLLDEPAAGLSPAERVDMAATIRALPREMTLILIEHDMDLALRLVDYVTCLYDGKVLVEDVPANIRSNSEVQEIYLGKARHA is encoded by the coding sequence ATGACCGACGCGTTACTAACGCTCGAGAACGTCACCGTCACCTTCGGCGCGCTTCGCGCCAACGACAAAGTGTCGCTGGCGGTGCCGGCCTCCCAGCGCCGCGCCATTATCGGACCCAACGGCGCCGGCAAGACAACCCTGTTCAACGCTATCGCGGGCGTCCACCCCGTATCCGGTGGCACCATCACCTATGACGGACGGCGCATCACCCGCATGCGGGTGGACCAGCGCGCCCGCATGGGCATCGCTCGCACGTTCCAGATCACCAATCTGTTCGGCGGCCTGACCGTCGAGGAGAACGTCCAGCTCGCCGCCCGCGGCATCGGACGTCGCAAGTTCTCGCTGTTCGGAACCTGCATGTCCCGGGACGAGGAAGAGGCGACGATCGAGCGCGCCATCGACGACAGCGGTCTCGGCTCCAAGCGTAGCGACCCGACGCGGACTTTGTCGTACGGCGAACAGCGGCAGCTCGAGCTCGCGCTCGCGCTCGTCGCCCGCCCCCGCCTTCTGCTGCTCGATGAGCCGGCCGCCGGTCTGTCGCCGGCCGAGCGCGTCGACATGGCGGCCACCATCCGCGCGCTGCCCCGCGAGATGACGCTGATCCTCATTGAGCACGACATGGATCTCGCGCTGCGACTTGTCGACTATGTGACGTGCCTGTACGACGGAAAGGTTCTGGTCGAGGACGTTCCCGCTAACATCCGCAGCAATTCCGAGGTCCAGGAAATCTATTTGGGCAAGGCACGCCATGCTTGA
- a CDS encoding branched-chain amino acid ABC transporter permease, with product MTAFLALNSASFAALLFVVASGFTLIFGLMRIINLAHGALYLLGGYVGMVIGVRTGSFTLAVVGASAAVALVGCLVDVGLLRFVKDNALRQVLLTLGVAIVLDDIDLVIFGGDTFTMPVPEFLEGPVSLGGMYYPKYRLFVLVAGVVIYAALWLLLNRTRLGSLIRAGVDDAEMVDAMGVDIKRLFVCTFMLGCALAGLGGVMGGAFLTLYPTADSEILVFSLAVVIIGGRGSLLGAAIGSILVGFLATFGQVWFPEFAYFVIFGPMALLLAFRPLGLFGKAA from the coding sequence ATGACCGCATTCCTGGCTTTGAACAGCGCGAGTTTTGCGGCGCTCCTCTTCGTGGTGGCGAGCGGGTTCACGCTGATATTCGGGCTGATGCGGATCATCAATCTTGCACACGGCGCGCTGTATCTGCTCGGCGGCTACGTCGGAATGGTGATCGGGGTGCGAACGGGCAGCTTCACGCTCGCCGTTGTGGGCGCGTCGGCGGCGGTAGCCCTTGTCGGCTGCCTGGTCGACGTTGGGCTGCTGCGTTTCGTCAAAGACAACGCGCTTCGCCAAGTGCTGCTCACGCTCGGCGTTGCGATCGTGCTTGACGACATCGATCTGGTGATCTTCGGCGGCGACACCTTCACAATGCCCGTCCCGGAATTTCTCGAGGGACCAGTCAGCCTCGGCGGTATGTACTATCCCAAGTACCGCCTGTTCGTGCTGGTCGCCGGCGTCGTGATCTACGCTGCGCTGTGGCTGCTGCTGAACCGCACCCGGCTCGGCTCGCTCATCCGCGCCGGCGTGGACGACGCCGAGATGGTGGACGCCATGGGCGTCGACATCAAGCGGCTGTTCGTCTGCACTTTCATGCTTGGCTGTGCGCTCGCGGGCCTTGGCGGCGTCATGGGCGGCGCGTTCCTGACGCTTTACCCCACAGCCGACTCCGAAATCCTCGTGTTTAGCCTCGCGGTCGTCATCATAGGCGGGCGCGGGAGCCTTCTCGGCGCTGCCATCGGCAGCATCCTTGTCGGTTTCCTCGCCACCTTCGGCCAGGTATGGTTCCCCGAGTTCGCCTATTTCGTGATCTTCGGGCCGATGGCGCTCCTGCTCGCGTTTCGCCCGCTGGGCCTGTTCGGAAAGGCCGCCTAG
- a CDS encoding penicillin-binding protein activator — protein MDRRKFLKMTAAAAATSTLPRTAVRAADPIRIGLMAPLTGVVAAGGREVVDGFNLYWAKAGKTIAGRPIEITIEDDASNPDTALQKARRLVEQSKVHFLIGNILANTGLAVAEYVKSNGVPYFIPIIAADDLTQRRRIANVVRIAGFAASQTTRPLADYAYKKLGYRKIVTVSQDYTFGHEQVGGFAQTFTEAGGTIASQLWNPLNTSDFSPYFAQIQAAKPDAVFAMELGADASRFFQQWAAFGLKNTIPLIGGSNFSDQSVIRTSGAEVDGVLTSHYFAEGNDNPATVAFVAEYQKAYGILPSFYGASLYLGAMWVAEAIKAADGNVEDRVAFLDAIRKVVLNDSPLGRPVRLDAYGNPVYDVFIRKVTRRPDGKFWNTVVEVYPEVSQFWNYKPEDYLKQPAYSRTFQGIKKN, from the coding sequence ATGGACCGCCGAAAATTTCTGAAGATGACGGCAGCCGCGGCTGCTACTTCCACGTTGCCCCGGACCGCCGTACGCGCGGCCGATCCCATCCGGATCGGGCTGATGGCGCCGCTCACTGGAGTGGTCGCGGCGGGCGGACGAGAGGTGGTCGACGGGTTCAATCTCTATTGGGCGAAGGCTGGCAAGACCATCGCTGGGCGGCCGATCGAAATTACTATCGAGGACGACGCCAGCAATCCGGACACCGCGCTGCAAAAGGCCCGTCGCCTGGTCGAGCAGTCGAAGGTGCACTTTCTGATAGGCAACATCCTCGCCAACACGGGCTTAGCCGTCGCCGAATATGTAAAGTCGAACGGAGTACCCTACTTCATCCCGATCATCGCTGCTGATGATTTGACGCAGCGCCGGCGCATCGCCAACGTGGTGCGGATCGCCGGCTTCGCCGCCAGCCAGACTACGCGGCCGCTCGCCGACTACGCCTACAAGAAGCTCGGATACCGCAAGATCGTCACGGTGTCGCAGGACTACACCTTCGGCCATGAACAGGTCGGCGGGTTTGCCCAGACCTTCACCGAGGCCGGCGGCACCATCGCGAGTCAGCTGTGGAATCCGCTCAACACATCCGACTTCAGCCCATACTTCGCGCAGATCCAGGCGGCCAAGCCCGACGCTGTGTTCGCGATGGAGCTCGGCGCCGACGCCAGCCGCTTCTTCCAACAGTGGGCGGCGTTCGGCCTCAAGAACACAATCCCGCTAATCGGCGGAAGCAATTTCAGCGACCAGTCCGTGATCCGCACGTCCGGCGCCGAGGTGGACGGCGTACTGACCTCCCATTATTTCGCAGAAGGAAACGACAATCCGGCAACCGTGGCCTTCGTGGCCGAATACCAGAAGGCCTACGGTATCCTGCCATCGTTCTACGGCGCATCGCTCTACCTCGGCGCGATGTGGGTGGCCGAGGCGATCAAGGCCGCGGACGGCAACGTGGAAGACCGGGTGGCCTTCTTGGACGCGATTCGCAAGGTCGTCCTCAACGATTCGCCGCTGGGGCGTCCGGTCCGCCTCGATGCCTACGGCAACCCCGTCTACGACGTGTTCATCCGAAAGGTAACGCGCCGGCCCGACGGAAAGTTCTGGAACACGGTCGTCGAGGTCTATCCCGAAGTGTCGCAGTTCTGGAACTACAAACCGGAGGACTACCTCAAGCAGCCCGCCTACAGTCGTACGTTCCAGGGTATCAAGAAGAACTAG